From Chryseobacterium sp. H1D6B, a single genomic window includes:
- a CDS encoding AraC family transcriptional regulator: MKISITDNGSGITQEFARAIGASIQGRFIYIPETKGSGYITGFSWGRDLRMMIRNYHLKEDIFIERTNKLAEGQEDVVFLLSGVFPSAVHQEEQLSAEQASVLICMHAVSSIMSMPSNTLFRSVTIAVSRQYLRQLFSNINHPVVESILGTKDNFVFETGISPEIIKTASEILNQPVPESLESHYSRLKCEELLCYIFALLTQRESLPTSSMHIEDIKAIYAVKVQLQKNLDQPPHIASLAQEAGMSGPKMRKLFKQTFGKGIFEYFQSMRIQEAARLLRENKLTVSEAGYQLGFTNLSHFSRVFEQHIGMKPKKYSAG; encoded by the coding sequence ATGAAAATATCAATCACTGACAACGGATCTGGAATTACGCAGGAATTTGCCAGAGCAATAGGTGCTTCGATACAGGGAAGGTTTATTTATATTCCAGAAACTAAAGGCAGCGGCTATATTACCGGCTTTTCTTGGGGACGTGATCTCCGTATGATGATCAGAAATTATCATCTCAAAGAGGATATTTTCATTGAGCGTACCAATAAATTAGCTGAAGGGCAGGAAGATGTTGTTTTTTTGCTGAGCGGTGTTTTTCCATCCGCTGTACATCAGGAAGAGCAGCTGTCAGCAGAACAAGCGAGTGTACTGATCTGTATGCATGCCGTTTCATCCATTATGTCAATGCCTTCAAATACATTATTCCGGAGCGTGACCATTGCAGTTTCAAGACAGTATCTGCGTCAGCTTTTCAGCAATATAAACCATCCCGTGGTAGAAAGTATTCTAGGAACTAAGGATAATTTTGTGTTTGAGACAGGTATTTCACCAGAAATTATTAAAACTGCCAGTGAAATTCTTAACCAGCCTGTCCCGGAAAGTCTGGAAAGCCATTACTCCAGATTGAAATGTGAAGAATTACTCTGCTATATTTTTGCCCTGCTTACACAGCGTGAGTCTCTCCCTACAAGCAGTATGCATATTGAAGATATTAAAGCGATCTATGCTGTCAAAGTTCAATTGCAGAAGAACTTAGACCAGCCTCCCCATATTGCATCACTGGCTCAGGAAGCAGGAATGAGCGGACCTAAAATGCGGAAGCTTTTTAAACAGACTTTTGGTAAGGGTATTTTTGAATATTTCCAATCGATGCGGATACAGGAAGCAGCGAGACTTTTAAGAGAAAATAAACTTACTGTTTCTGAAGCAGGATATCAATTAGGATTTACAAATCTCAGCCATTTTTCAAGAGTTTTTGAACAGCACATCGGTATGAAACCAAAGAAATATTCAGCGGGCTAA
- a CDS encoding NAD(P)/FAD-dependent oxidoreductase — protein sequence MIVENKKIAVIGGGPGGLTVARLLQKEGIEVKVYERDADQNSRQQGSTLDLHYGTGLKALETAGLMDEFKKYYRPGANKAVVVSSNMDILFDEHEEKSEEGFGDEYFRPEIDRAPLRNLLIDSLTEGSIVWDSKFSEMKPSGTGWEIFFENGTSAYADLVVGADGANSKLRRYVTDIPAVYSGVTSIEGNIYNASVNAPKLWKLVKGGSLFALENGRTICFITKGDGTLTFLIGLKRPENWLADSGVNWGDRVSVTAWFKKEFSDWSRDWEELFSTDSMAIVPRPWYHFPSDQHWEALANLTIIGDAAHRIPAYAGEGANQALADAVDLYEALCYEEYESIQEAIASFEQKMFKRSAVSTEESLRNTEGFHTENNLQFLMNLFGRAETPHIPK from the coding sequence ATGATAGTAGAAAATAAAAAAATAGCTGTGATTGGAGGCGGGCCCGGAGGATTAACTGTTGCAAGATTATTACAGAAGGAAGGAATAGAAGTAAAAGTATATGAACGGGATGCTGATCAGAATTCCAGACAGCAGGGATCTACACTGGACCTCCATTACGGGACTGGTCTCAAGGCTTTGGAGACTGCCGGATTGATGGATGAATTTAAGAAATATTACAGGCCCGGAGCAAATAAAGCAGTAGTGGTAAGCAGTAATATGGATATTTTATTTGATGAACATGAAGAAAAGTCTGAGGAGGGCTTTGGCGATGAATATTTCCGCCCCGAAATAGACCGCGCTCCTTTACGTAATCTCCTTATAGACTCATTGACAGAAGGAAGTATTGTTTGGGATTCCAAATTTTCTGAGATGAAGCCTTCAGGAACCGGCTGGGAGATCTTCTTTGAAAATGGAACAAGCGCTTATGCCGATCTGGTGGTAGGAGCAGACGGAGCTAATTCTAAATTAAGAAGGTATGTGACAGATATTCCAGCCGTATATTCAGGAGTAACCTCTATTGAAGGAAATATTTACAATGCGTCAGTCAATGCACCTAAGCTTTGGAAGCTGGTAAAAGGAGGAAGCCTGTTTGCTCTGGAAAATGGAAGGACGATCTGTTTTATTACTAAAGGGGATGGTACGCTTACTTTTTTAATTGGATTAAAAAGACCGGAAAACTGGCTGGCAGATTCAGGAGTCAACTGGGGAGACCGGGTTTCTGTTACAGCATGGTTTAAAAAGGAATTTTCAGACTGGAGTAGAGACTGGGAGGAATTATTCTCTACTGATTCGATGGCTATAGTGCCCCGTCCGTGGTATCATTTTCCGTCTGACCAGCATTGGGAAGCGTTGGCCAATCTTACGATAATCGGAGATGCCGCCCACCGGATACCTGCGTATGCCGGAGAAGGAGCGAATCAGGCATTGGCCGATGCCGTGGATTTGTACGAAGCTTTGTGCTATGAAGAGTATGAAAGTATTCAAGAGGCAATAGCTTCTTTTGAGCAGAAAATGTTTAAGCGTTCTGCTGTTTCAACAGAAGAAAGCCTGCGGAATACAGAAGGATTTCACACAGAAAATAATTTACAGTTTTTAATGAATCTTTTTGGAAGAGCTGAAACCCCTCATATTCCAAAATAA
- a CDS encoding ketoacyl-ACP synthase III yields the protein MTSKIIGVGNYIPSETITNLFFDKHNFINKSGQSLIESNEIIARKLKEITGIEERRYAHNEQVNSDLGLLAAQAAIEDSGIDPETLDYIIFAHNFGDVRFGTIQSDAVPSLASRVKHLLKIKNNFCVAYDVLFGCPGWIEGVIQANAFIKAGIAKRCLVIGAETLSRVVDIHDRDSMIYADGAGAAVLEINNEDDSGIKSHLSASYTLNEKDYLFFGKSYNNESCPSVKYIKMEGRKIYEFALLNVPNAMKKCFDDSGYTIDQLDKIIIHQANEKMDEAIVKRFYQLYDTPMPEDIMPMVISKLGNSSVATIPSLLTMILKDELASHKIKKGDIVLFASVGAGMNINAFVNKF from the coding sequence ATGACAAGTAAAATCATCGGCGTAGGTAACTACATCCCCTCAGAAACTATCACTAATTTATTCTTTGACAAACATAATTTTATCAATAAAAGCGGGCAGTCATTAATAGAGAGTAATGAAATTATTGCCCGTAAACTAAAAGAGATTACAGGTATTGAAGAAAGACGGTATGCCCATAATGAACAGGTAAATTCCGATCTAGGTTTACTTGCAGCACAGGCGGCTATAGAAGATTCAGGAATTGATCCCGAAACATTAGACTATATCATATTTGCCCATAATTTTGGAGATGTCCGTTTTGGCACAATCCAGTCGGATGCAGTTCCCAGTCTTGCTTCAAGAGTAAAACACCTTTTAAAGATCAAAAATAATTTCTGTGTAGCATACGATGTATTATTTGGATGTCCCGGATGGATTGAAGGAGTTATACAGGCTAATGCTTTTATTAAAGCAGGTATTGCTAAAAGATGTTTAGTAATCGGGGCGGAAACACTTTCCCGCGTTGTAGATATTCATGACAGAGACAGTATGATCTATGCAGATGGAGCGGGAGCGGCTGTTCTTGAAATTAATAATGAGGATGACTCAGGTATTAAGTCCCACCTTTCTGCTTCCTATACACTAAACGAAAAAGATTATCTGTTTTTTGGTAAATCATATAATAATGAGAGCTGTCCAAGTGTAAAATACATCAAGATGGAAGGCCGGAAAATATATGAATTTGCACTTCTAAATGTGCCGAACGCCATGAAGAAATGTTTTGATGACAGTGGATATACCATCGATCAGCTTGACAAAATAATTATACATCAGGCCAATGAAAAAATGGATGAGGCTATTGTAAAGCGTTTTTATCAGCTGTATGATACTCCAATGCCGGAAGATATAATGCCTATGGTAATCAGTAAACTAGGAAACAGCAGTGTGGCTACAATTCCATCTCTTCTTACCATGATTTTAAAAGATGAATTAGCATCCCATAAAATTAAAAAAGGAGATATCGTCTTATTTGCTTCTGTAGGAGCAGGTATGAATATCAATGCATTTGTAAATAAGTTCTAA
- a CDS encoding methyltransferase domain-containing protein produces MPWNPDVYNEFKNIRYQPFYDLAALIEPAESARAVDLGCGTGEQTAILADQFKEIHFTGIDSSAEMLDKSKSLETDNLQFRQSTTEEILDSGEKWDLIFSNAALQWSNDHKVLFSRLADHINPKGQFAVQMPVQTENLLNKLLLDLASEEPFKSDLKGFKRESPVLSIDEYAQILFDGRLKDIQIMQKVYPIIAEDHDTLYNFISGSALIPYMERLEGGQKELFIKTYKERIAEHFPKLPAIYAFKRILLYGRKA; encoded by the coding sequence ATGCCTTGGAATCCAGATGTTTATAATGAATTTAAAAATATCCGTTATCAGCCTTTCTATGACTTAGCAGCTCTTATTGAACCGGCAGAGTCGGCGAGAGCGGTTGATCTTGGATGCGGTACAGGGGAGCAGACTGCTATTTTAGCAGATCAATTTAAAGAAATACATTTTACAGGAATTGATTCTTCAGCAGAAATGCTTGATAAATCTAAATCCTTAGAAACTGATAATTTACAGTTTCGCCAGTCTACAACGGAAGAAATATTGGATTCAGGGGAAAAATGGGATCTGATCTTCAGTAATGCAGCTTTACAATGGTCAAATGATCATAAAGTATTATTCTCTAGATTAGCAGATCATATCAATCCAAAAGGACAGTTTGCAGTTCAGATGCCTGTACAGACAGAAAATCTGCTTAATAAACTTCTTTTAGATTTAGCCTCAGAAGAACCTTTTAAGTCAGATCTTAAAGGTTTTAAGAGAGAATCTCCCGTTCTAAGTATTGATGAATATGCACAGATCTTATTTGACGGCAGACTTAAGGATATTCAAATTATGCAGAAAGTATATCCTATCATTGCAGAAGACCATGATACGCTTTATAATTTCATTTCAGGTTCAGCTTTAATTCCTTATATGGAACGTTTAGAAGGCGGCCAGAAAGAATTATTTATCAAAACATACAAAGAAAGGATAGCGGAACATTTTCCTAAACTTCCCGCAATATATGCTTTTAAAAGAATTTTACTTTACGGAAGAAAAGCTTAA
- a CDS encoding AraC family transcriptional regulator: MKLYIKYMVSLRCKMVVHEELKELGLRHAVVDLGIVELLEDITEQQREILKENLLKSGLVLLDDKKSILIEKIKNVITEMIHYSEELPKENFSDYISSKLGYDYTYLANTFSEVKGITIQHFIIVNKIEKVKELLLYDELNLTQISYKLNYSSVAHLSNQFKKITGLSPSFYKQLKQKRRNNLEDL; the protein is encoded by the coding sequence ATGAAGTTATACATAAAATATATGGTAAGTCTTCGATGTAAGATGGTGGTACATGAGGAGCTGAAAGAGCTGGGACTAAGACATGCTGTCGTAGATCTTGGAATAGTAGAACTTTTGGAAGATATTACAGAACAGCAGCGGGAAATTTTAAAAGAAAACTTACTCAAATCCGGGCTCGTACTGCTGGATGATAAGAAAAGTATTCTGATAGAAAAAATAAAAAATGTAATTACGGAAATGATCCATTACTCTGAGGAACTTCCAAAAGAAAATTTTTCGGATTATATAAGCAGTAAATTAGGATACGATTATACTTACCTTGCCAATACATTCTCTGAAGTAAAGGGAATTACCATACAGCATTTCATTATCGTGAATAAAATTGAGAAAGTAAAAGAACTGCTTTTATATGATGAACTCAATCTTACACAAATATCTTATAAATTGAATTACAGCAGTGTAGCTCATCTTTCCAATCAGTTCAAAAAGATAACAGGACTCTCGCCGTCTTTTTATAAGCAGCTGAAGCAGAAACGCAGAAATAATCTGGAAGACCTGTGA
- a CDS encoding heme oxygenase has translation MKTIHLYKFKDSISRKMPLFSEQSNLNSLNDLMQSDLMDVEIVTEYIIDISDDIPAEKLTHSALLELCTAAKETIEHYFVTTVDNYDVI, from the coding sequence GATCCATTTATATAAATTTAAAGATTCCATCAGCCGGAAAATGCCTTTATTCAGTGAACAGTCTAATTTAAATTCTTTGAATGATCTTATGCAGTCTGATCTTATGGATGTTGAAATTGTAACAGAATATATAATTGATATTTCTGATGATATTCCAGCAGAAAAACTAACGCATTCAGCATTATTAGAACTTTGTACTGCCGCTAAAGAAACAATTGAACATTATTTTGTAACGACTGTTGATAATTATGACGTGATATGA